The DNA window TTCGCCGCGCCAGCATGCCCGCACTGCCGGCGCGGCCAGCCCTAGCGTGCCCTCACCCCCGCCGTCGTTCTCTTCGCTCGCTTTTTGGATGACTGATGGGTCACAGTGGTGCAGTGCTATTTGAACTGACTAGTCAGTTCAGTTAGCCTTGTTGCAGACGACATCTGCGAAAGGCTCCCTTTGCTCTCCGTACAACAGCTTCGCGTGAACGGCCGGCGGGACGATCTCCTCCCGCCCACGTCATTGCAGGCATCCCGCGGCGAACTGCTGCTGGTCACGGCCGACCGCCAGGACCAGCGGACCGCGCTGGCCCTGGCCCTCAGCGGCCGGATGAAGCCCGGCGGCGGCACTGTCAGCTGGGACAGGCAGGCCAAAATCAAGCAGCTCCGCGGCGCCGGCGCGCTGGTGGACTCCCCCGGCGTCAACGAACCCGAGCAGCACCTGAGCGTCCGGGACCTCGTGACAGAGGACCTGTCCCTCATTCCCCGCCGGTACCGCGGCGCCCTCCTCAGCAAGCCCTGGCTGAAGGTGAACCGTTTCGAAGACATTGCCGGGATGTGGGCCGAGCAGCTCACGCCGCGGCGCCGCACCGAACTCCTGACGGCCCTGGCGCTCGCCAACCCGCGCACCGACCTCCTGGTCCTGGACCTGTCTCTTATACACATCTAGATGTGTATAAGAGACAGCGCCGATCCGGCGGACTGGCTGCCGCGGCTCAAAGAACTGGCGTACGACGGCGGCCGGCCACTCGCCGTCGTCGCCACCGTGACTGCCCTCCCGCCCGGCTGGACCGGCCCGGCCGCCGTCGTCGGCAACGCGGCACCCAAGCCGGCCAGCACCGAAGAACAACCCGAAACCGAGGACGCAAAGTGACAGTGCTACGGCTGGCCAGCTCCGAACTCAAGCGCATGACGGGCGGCCTGCTGCCCAAGCTGACCATCCTGGCGCTGACCATGGTTCCCCTGCTCTACGGCGCGGTGTACCTCTATGCCAACTGGAATCCGTACGGAAACCTTAACCAGATCGACGCCGCGCTCGTGATGGAGGACACCGGGGCGGCCACCAGCGACGGCGGCCGTCTGCAGGCCGGGCAGAAGGTAGCGGACAGCCTCGTGGAAGGGCACGTGTTCAACTGGCAGCCCGTCCGGTCCGCGGCCGAAGCCGACCAGGGCGTCAGCGAGGGAAGGTACGCCTTTGCGCTCAAAATCCCCGCGACTTTTCCAGCAACCTGGCCTCCCCGGAAGTTTCGATGCGGCCAGCCAGGCCATGCTGAACGTCACCACCAACGACGCCAACAACTACCTGCTCAGCACCATCGTGGATAAGCTCACCACCGCCGTGCACGCCACCGTCGCCAAGGAGGTCGGCGCGGAAACGGCCAACCAGCTGCTGACGGGCTTCGGCACCATCCACACGCAAATGGTGAAGGCGGGCGGCGGCGCGGGAACCCTGGCCGACGGCGTCGCCCGGCTCCGAGACGGCGCGGGCACCCTGCACCAAGGCACCGGGCAGCTCGAGGCGGGTGCGGCCGAGCTGTACAACGGCGAAGTCAAACTTCGCGACGGCGCCGCGCAGCTTGCGTCCGGAGCCGGCCAGCTGAGCGGCGGGCTCGCACAGCTCAAGGACAAGACTGCCGGACTTCCCGCCGATTCACAGAAGCTCTCGGCCGGCGCAGCCCAGGTCGCCGCCGGAAACGCGGCGCTGAACACCAAAGTCCAGGACGTCGTCGGGCAGCTGCAGGCCGCAGACACCGGACTCCGGACACGGGTCCAGGAGTCCAACGACAGGCTCGTCGCCGCCGGCGTTCTTACGCCGGAGCAGGCCGCCAGGGTCCTCGCGGACTTCGACGCCGCCGCGGCCTCAAGCCCTGTCACTGACGCGAGGGCGAAAATCCAAGCCGATGCCGCCCAGATCCAGCAGCTCGCCGACGGCTCAGCGGCCGTAAGCGCAGGGGCGGCCAGTCTCGCCGCAGCAACTCCTGCGCTGACTGGAGCCATCTCGACCGCCTCGGGCGGCGCGGACCGGCTCTCCGACGGCGCCACAACCCTGGCGGCCGGACAGCAGACGGCCGTGGACGGCGCCGCCGCGCTCACCGACGGAGCCGGGAAGCTCGACGACGGCGCAGCCCAGCTGGAGACCGGTGCCCGCGCCGCCGCGGACGGTTCCCGGACGCTGGCCACCGAGCTGTCCAAGGGCGCGGGCAAGGTGCCGAACCCGGATGAAGCGCAGAAGAGCAACCTCTCCGGGGTGATCTCCGACCCCGTGGCCGTCAACAACGTGTCGCAGGCCAAGGCGGGTTCCTACGGTGCCGGGCTGGCTCCCTTCTTCCTGACCCTGGCCCTGTGGATCGGCGTGTTCATGCTGATCCAGGCCATGCGCCCCGTCACGCAGCGCGCCCTCGCCTCCAACGCGCCCGCCTGGAAGATCGCCGTCGGAGGCTGGCTGCCGTTCTTTGCCGTGTCCGCCGTGCAGGCGAGCCTGCTCACCGTGGTGGTGAATGTGGGGCTGGGGCTGAATCCTGCCCATCCGGTCCTCATGTGGCTGTTCCTGCTTGCCGCGGCTGCAGCCTTCAGCGCCCTCATCCAGGGCGTGGTGGCCCTGCTGGGTTCGCCGGGGAAGCTGGTGGTGCTCATACTTCTCGTGCTACAGCTTGTCTCCTCCGGCGGAACGTTCCCGTGGCAGACCACGCCGCAGCCGCTGCACGTGGTGCACCAGATCCTGCCCATGGGCTACGTGGTCAACGGCATGCGGCACCTCATCTACGGCGCGGACCTGTCCATGATTCCGTCCACCGTGGCGGGACTCCTTGGCTACACTTTGCTGGGGGTGGTGCTCTCAACGCTGGCCGTCCGAAAGCACAAGTTCTGGACCCTCAAGACCCTGAAACCGGAGATCGCCGTATGACCCCATCGGAGGCCGGCCAGGCGGCCGTCCAGCTCAAGAAGCTGCGTCCCGCCCGGACCAACGCCACCAAGCAGAAGCTCTTCGAGGCATCCATGGAGCTGATAGGTAAGCGCGGCGCGGCAGGCGTGACGGTGGACGAGATCGCGGCGGCAGCCGGCGTCTCGAAGGGCACTGTGTACTACAACTTCGGCAGCAAGTCCGATCTGATCGCCCAGCTCCTGCGGCACGGCGTGGACATCCTCGAAGCCAGGCTCCTCAGCGTGCAGGGCGAAACAGCGGACTCCCTCGCCGGCATGGACGCCATGATCGGGCAGGCGATGGACTTCATGGCGGAGTATCCGTCCTTCGCCCGGCTGTGGGTG is part of the Arthrobacter sp. KBS0703 genome and encodes:
- a CDS encoding TetR/AcrR family transcriptional regulator; the encoded protein is MTPSEAGQAAVQLKKLRPARTNATKQKLFEASMELIGKRGAAGVTVDEIAAAAGVSKGTVYYNFGSKSDLIAQLLRHGVDILEARLLSVQGETADSLAGMDAMIGQAMDFMAEYPSFARLWVSENWRTPSEWQDTFAELRARLLGVIGSAIERVAAEYPVDASISRGSLETAIFGACFVVGLDRQTYNPERTRDQSVAAIMAIMRGYVQKRPHPQG